The Thermodesulfobacteriota bacterium genomic sequence TCATTACTTTGGGCACTGAATCCTGTTCAGACTCAGGCTGTCACCTATATTGTACAGCGCATGGCATCCCTGGCAGGGATGTTCTCTGTCCTGGCCATCTTATTTTATCTTAGAGCAAGACTAAATAAGTCGCTTAGATACCGGTTTTTGTTCTTTTTTGCCTCGGCGATTTTCTATCTGTTAGGACTGCTCTCAAAAGAAAATGTTGTAATTTTGCCTTTGTCCATACCTGTAGTGGAATTTCTCTTCTTCCATGACCACAGCAAACCGGTGCCGTTAAAGAAAACCCTTGCCTATGTCGGACTCATTATATGTTTTTGCCTTACTGTCATATATTTAATGAAGCCCAATGCAACCGATTTTATTCTAAACTACTACGTGAACCGGCCATTTACACTCAAAGAAAGAATCCTTACCGAACCACGCATTGTGCTGTTTTACCTTAGCCAAATTTTTTTCCCGGCGCCCAGTCGATTGTCCGTTGAGCATGATATCACCCTTTCTTCCACCCTTATATCTCCATGGACAACCATCCCAGCTATCGTTGCTCACATATTTCTGCTATTTATTTCAATTAAGCTTTGGCGTAAACAGCCGCTGGTTTCTCTTTCCATTCTTTTTTTCTATCTGAATCATATGATAGAATCTACAATCGTTCCCCTGGAACTTCTTTTTGAACATCGAAATTATTTACCGTCGGTCTTTCTCTTCCTTCCTATTGCTCAGGTGCTGAATGCAGTGATTGTGAAAATTGGTAAACGGAAAAGCCTTATTGCACTTGCAACCGTATTGATTTCATTAGTATTGGGAATTGAGACATACGCAACGCATACACGGAACAAGGTCTGGCGAACTGAAAAATCATTGTGGTTGGATGCCTTGGCAAAAGCACCAGGATCTGCACGCCCCAGGGCAACACTGGCGATCATGCTGGCCTGGGGAGAGAATCCTTCACCGTTTAAATATCGTAAGGCTCTGGAACTGACCAAGCAAACATTGTCCCTGCGAATGAATAGAAATTATGAGGCGGAACAGCTTGGTAATATTGCAAGTATTTATGATAAATTAGGTCAAAACGAAAAAGCACTGGAATACTATGACAAAGCACTGAAAATTGACCCGAACCACTCGAAAAACAGGTTCAATCTCGCCAAAACTCTTGTTCGTCACGGGGATTTTTCAAAAGCCGTTAAAGAATTGGAGGTGATCTTAAGTAAAGGTGGGTTACATGTTGACTACTATGGATTACTGGGTTATTCATATTTGTGGCTCGGTGATTCGGACAAGGCACTGCCACTTTTAT encodes the following:
- a CDS encoding tetratricopeptide repeat protein; translated protein: METGPRFISNNFTRLFFLFFIVLLIGYGNTFHASWHLDDKPNILNNSRIQITEISLDQLWQSMNAMPGTGGFYRPVACATFALNWFVGKKDVFGYHMVNFAIHLGTTWFLFLTIIALFSTPRLTDQYPSHQIVFIASLSSLLWALNPVQTQAVTYIVQRMASLAGMFSVLAILFYLRARLNKSLRYRFLFFFASAIFYLLGLLSKENVVILPLSIPVVEFLFFHDHSKPVPLKKTLAYVGLIICFCLTVIYLMKPNATDFILNYYVNRPFTLKERILTEPRIVLFYLSQIFFPAPSRLSVEHDITLSSTLISPWTTIPAIVAHIFLLFISIKLWRKQPLVSLSILFFYLNHMIESTIVPLELLFEHRNYLPSVFLFLPIAQVLNAVIVKIGKRKSLIALATVLISLVLGIETYATHTRNKVWRTEKSLWLDALAKAPGSARPRATLAIMLAWGENPSPFKYRKALELTKQTLSLRMNRNYEAEQLGNIASIYDKLGQNEKALEYYDKALKIDPNHSKNRFNLAKTLVRHGDFSKAVKELEVILSKGGLHVDYYGLLGYSYLWLGDSDKALPLLWKALKLAPGYPKTLLYIGNCMSSLGHYDRAQWFLKLAEKKGGHEVIVSLNLIQNALLNNDLPMAKKTLKRMLESFPLPLILKNLKMSEERYKNVPIDHFNLTIFLASEIKQLNSF